ATTCTACGAGAAGGCGAAGGATCTGTTGGGCATGACGCCAAGAACCTATCGCACAGGAGGCGAGCGAGAGGAGATTCGTTTTGCCGTGGGCGAGACGTCTCTAGGCTCGATTTTGGTTGCTTCGAGCCCAAAGGGCATCGTCTCCATTCTAATCGGAGACGATCCGGATGTGCTCCTGCGTGATCTTCAGGACCGTTTCCCGCGTGCCAAACTGATCGGCGCTGACGCCGACTACGAAGCACTGGTCGCCCGTGTCGTCGGTCTGGTCGATACTCCCACGTTGGGCTTAGACCTGCCGCTCGATATCCGCGGTACCGCCTTTCAACAGCGGGTCTGGCAAGCACTGCGAGAGATACCCCCTGGAAGGACAGTATCCTATTCCGAGATTGCCGAGAAAATTGGCGCACCCACCGCGGTCCGGGCTGTTGCGGGCGCCTGTGCCGCGAACAACATCGCGGTTGCCATTCCTTGCCACCGGGTCGTGCGCAGCGATGGTTCGATCTCGGGATATGCATGGGGTGTCGAGAGCAAGCGCGCACTTCTTGCGAAAGAGACGAATGCATGAACGCTGAAGCTATCCCACATGACTCCGTAACAGATCAACTGACTGGACATGACTGGTCGGCACTCGCCGGCGAATTGAACGGTTATGGATACGCGGTATTGAAAGAACTCCTACCGCCGGATATTTGCCGGGCAATCGCATCGCTCTATACCGAAGAAAGGCACTTCCGGAGCCGTGTTCACATGGTGAGACATGGCTTCGGTATAGGCGAATACCGTTATTTCCGCTATCCATTTCCCGCCTTTCTCGAGGACATGCGATCGGTGCTCTACGCGTATTTGGCGCCCATCGCAAATGAGTGGAACGAGCGTATGGGCATCGAACGCCGCTATCCGGAAGACCATGGGGAGTTTCTCAAGAAATGCCACACAGCGGGACAGAAGCGGCCAACACCACTGCTGCTCAAATACGGGGCAGGCGACTACAATTGTCTGCATCAGGACGTCTACGGTGATCTTGTCTTCCCGTTACAGGCCGCAATCCTGCTTTCCCAGCCAGGAGTCGATTACGAAGGGGGAGAGTTCGTGCTGACGGAGCAGCGCCCCCGCATGCAGAGCCGAGTCGAGGTCGTGTCCCTGCGGCAGGGTGATGCCGTTGTGTTCGCGGTACAAAACCGGCCGGTACACGGCACGCGCGGCGACTACCGCATCAACATGCGCCACGGTGTCAGCCGGGTTCGTTCCGGCCAACGTTACATGCTCGGTCTCATCTTTCACGACGCGACATAAACTCAGCTGAACCGCCCCGGTTTTTGAACATCATGGGGTCAAAGCTTAAAGCAGGGGCGCCTCTTCTGATGAGTGATCCGGGTTTAATATCAGCCCTTCAGGTGGTGCGCCAACCAGTGCGCGGCGTAGGCGCCGAGCCAGTCACGGGCCAGGCCCGGTATACGGCCGCTGGCGAAGCCGACATGGCCGCCTTGTTCCGTCAGCAGGAGTTCGACGTTATTCGGTAGTTCGTGGGCTGTGGGGATCACGTTCCGGTTCAGAAACGGATCGTCCGCCGCATGCACGATCAGTGTCTTGCGGGCGATTTTCGGCAACCATTGGCGACAACTGGACTGGGCATAGTAATCGTTGGCATCGCGAAAACCGTGCATCGGTGCGGTGAAGCGATCATCGAAGCCGCGCATGTCGCGGGCGGCGGCGAGTTCAGCGCGCGGATCGGGGAAGCCGCGCAGCGCGTGCTTGCGCGTAACAGTGCGCCGCAGAGAGCGTAGCAGCGAATGCTGATAGATGCGCGAAAAGCCGGTTTCCAGACGATCCGCCGCCGCATGCAATTCGAACGGGACCGAAACGGCAACGCCACCGCGCAGTGGATTCGCGCGGCCGGTTTCGCCCAGCCACTTGAGTAGCGCGTTCGCGCCCAGCGAATAGCCGATGGCGGCTAGTGGGCGTTGCGGGAAACGCAGGAGCAACTGGCGCGCCACATAGTCGATATCAGCCGTGTCGCCCGCGTGGTAGCCGCGTTGCAGGCGGTTTGGCTCACCGCTGCAACCGCGAAAATGCATGACCACGGCTTGCAGGCCGTGACGCTCGAGCTGGCGTAGCAGGCGCTGCACGTAGGCGGATTGGCTGGAGCCTTCAAGTCCGTGAATGACCAGTACGAGTCCGGGGTGTCGGCTCTGCGTCGACCAGTCCAGGTCGATGAAGTCACCGTCTGGCAATTCGAGCCGCTCGCGCTGCAGTGGTACTGAACGAAGCGGGCGAAACACGTATGGCCAGACGGTTTGCGCGTGTGGGCCGGGCAGCCACCAGGCGGGACGGAACGATTGGCGCACGCGAGTCAGCGTGGTGTGAACAGCGGGAGTTCGTGGCGGCGCGCGTTGGCGGTCAAGAACGCAGCGCGCCCCGGATTGCGTTGATCGAGCGTTGTGGCTTCTGTGGAGGGTTCGTTCAACAGGGCCGCAAAGAATACTTCGAGTTCCTGGGCATCCACGCGCAGGGTTTCAAACGGGTCGGTACCGTCCTTGTCGGCGCGCCAGAACAGGCGCGGCGCCCAACCGATCCGCACTATTTCCGGTCGCTTGTACCACTCGTGCAGCCTCTGTTCTAGCGTTTTGTCTTGGGCCATCTACGCGTTCCATTGAGCCGCGCATTTACAAGCGGCGCGGTGAAAAGGTCTTTTCGTGGACGTCGGTACGCAGCAAGTCGTGCAGGCCGCGGTGCGTATGTCACCCGTTTGCTCTATGACGGTTGCGTGACTTGAGCAGCGCACAGAAGGAGTATGCCGGGACGGCTTATTCCAGGCAAACCCCGCGAGTCGCGCGCCATGGGGCTATCCAGAACGCTGTAACGTTACTGACTTCAGCCCGAACGGCTGTTCCCCGGAATCTGCCGGACTTGGAAAGCAGCGAACGTCGCGATGGAATAATGGACCCATTGCCCATTCGCTGCGTCACGATCCTCCAGGTCCGGCAGGCTCCCGGTCAGGCTTTGCCCTGCAATTGGAGAATGACGGATTCATTTTCCAGCGTTGATGTGTCGGATGTGATCGTCTCGCCTTTGGCGATGGAGCGCAGCAGGCGGCGCATGATCTTGCCTGATCGGGTCTTTGGTAGGCCCTCGGAGAAGCGTATTTCGTCCGGTTTGGCGATCGGGCCGATTTCTTCGGCAACCCACTCGCGCAGCGTGTTGACCATCGCCTCGGCATCGGCTCCGGTCGGGCGTTCGCCTCTGAGGATGACGTACGCAACGATGGCCTCGCCCTTAACCTCGTGTGGACGCCCGACTACGGCAGCTTCGGCGACCAGCTCGTGCGCGACCAGTGCGGACTCGACTTCCATGGTGCCGAGACGGTGGCCTGCGACGTTCAGTACATCGTCGATGCGGCCCATGATCCAGAAGTAGCCATCGGCGTCCTTACGGGCGCTGTCGCCAGCCAGATAGTAACGGCCGTCGAACATGCCCCAGTAGGTTTTGCGGTAGCGTTCGGCATCGCCCCACACGGTGCGTAGCATCGAAGGCCAGGGTTGCTTGACGACCAGGTAACCGCCACGGTCTGGATCGGTGATCGGTTTGCCGTCCTCGTCGACAACGTCAGCCATGATGCCGGGCAGAGGGAGCGTGCAGGAACCGGGTTTGGTGGCGACAGCGCCGGGCAGTGGGGCGATCATGTGACTGCCGGTCTCGGTTTGCCACCAGGTGTCGACGATCGGGCAGCGCTCGGCGCCAATGACGCGGTGGTACCACATCCAGGCTTCCGGATTGATCGGCTCGCCGACTGTGCCGAGCAGGCGCAGTCTGGACAGATCGTAGGCGTTGGGGAAGGCGTCGCCGAGTTTCATCAAGGCGCGAATGGCGGTCGGTGCGGTGTAGAAAACGCTGACGTTGTGTTCGGCAGCGAGTTTCCAGAACCGGCCACCGTCGGGAACGGTTGGCGCGCCTTCGTACATCAGTTGGGTCGCGCCGACGGCGAGCGGGCCATAGGCGACATAGGTGTGTCCGGTGATCCAGCCGACATCGGCGGTGCACCAGAACACGTCGTCGTCGCGCAGGTCAAACACCCATTTGTTCGTCAGGATGGCGGTCAGCAAATAACCCGCGGAGGAATGCTGGATGCCTTTGGGCTTGCCGGTCGAACCGGAAGTGTAGAGCAGGAACAACGGGTGTTCCGAGTCGACCCATTCGGGTTCGCAGTCGCTGGACTGGCCGGCGATGGCATCAGCCCAGCTGAGGTCGCGGCCCTCGATCATGGGCACGCCGTGCTGCGTGCGCTCGAACACGATGACCCGCTCAATACTGGGTGTGCCGTGCTCGATGGCCTTGTCTACCGCTGCCTTGAGCGGGACGATCTTGCCGCCGCGATGGCCGCCGTCCGCAGTAATGATCATGCGCGCTTCGGCGTCGTTGACGCGATCTTTGAGCGCTTCGGCGGAAAAGCCCCCGAAAACGACGGAATGGATGGCGCCGATGCGGGCGCAGGCCTGCATAGCGATGACTGCCTCGGGGATCATCGGCATATAAATGACGACGCGGTCGCCGCGGCGGATGCCTTGTGCCTTGAGCGCGTTGGCGAATTGGCTGACGGCCGCATGCAGTTCGCGGTAGGTGTAGGTCTGCGTATCGCCGGGTTCACCCTCGAACACGATGGCGGTTTTGTCGCCGCGTTCGGCCAGATGGCGGTCGAGGCAGTTGTAGCTGACGTTCATGTGACCGTCAGCGAACCAGCGAAAATGCGGTGCCTTGCTGCGATCGAGCGTTTCGGTGAACGGCTTGTGCCAGAGAATTTCTTCGCGGGCACGTTCAGCCCAGAAGCCTTCGTAGTCATCGGCGGCCTGTCGATGCAGTTCCTTCAGGCGTTCGGGGTTGATACGCGCCTGACTGACGAAGGCTTCATCCGGCTGGAAAAGGCGGTTTTCGTGCAGTACCGATTCGATGTTCTCGCTCATATGCGCTGTGTCCTTTTGCGGTTTCTGTAATTCGGTCGATCCTCAGTCGATAAGCGTAGCAAAAAGTCAGCGCGACGTTTGCCGATGATCGCTGTCAGCTTGATGGATACGCTGCGCCTAAACAGCCATTGTTAATGGATGATCTTGGTTTAACTCCGTGCCGGGGTGTCGGATACAGGCGTATCGGTTATCGGGATGTTGATGCGTCGGGGAATTGCCGCAGGGTTCCAATGCTGTCGGGCCCAGTCAAGGAGTTCCTGCGGTTGCGCAGGGAGCAGCTCCCGGGGCGGTTCGTGACCGAGAAACGCGAGCGCGCGCCCGAGGTTGGCCGTCGGATCGCGGTTGTCGAGCGCCAGGGCATGCGTGGTCTTGCTGAGTTTTTCGCCGTTCCCGTTGACGGCGATCGGCAAGTGCAGATACCGCGGTGTTGGCAATGCCAGCAAGTGTTGCAAATGGATCTGGCGGGCGGTGGAGTCAAGCAGATCGGCACCGCGTACGATGTCGGTGATCCCCTGTGCGGCATCGTCCACGACGACGGCGAGCTGGTAGGCATAAAGGCCATCCGCACGGCGTACGACGAAGTCGCCACACACGTCCGCGAGGATTTGACGCTGCACGCCCTGTAATGCGTCAGTGAAGCCGATCGGCCGGTCGTCGGTTCGTACGCGGAGTGCGGTTTGGCGTTCCGGCTCACGCGGGCCGTTGCGGCAGGTGTTGGGATAGATCGGTCCGCATGGCCCTAGTGTGCCGCGCCGGGCGATTTCGCTGCGGGTGCAGCTGCATTCGTAGAGCCATCCATCAGTCCGCAAGGCCGCGAGGGCCTGCTCGTAGGCATCGCTACGCTGGCTCTGGTAGAGCACGGGGCCGTCCCATTCGAGGCCGTGATGTGCCAGCGTCCGCAGGATGGCGCCGGCGGCTGCGGGCCGTTCGCGCGGCGGGTCGAGGTCTTCGATGCGCAGCAGCCATTCGCCGTGTGCCTGACGTGCGCACAGAAAACTGCCCAGGGCGGCGATCAAGGAGCCGAAATGGAGTGAACCGGTGGGGGAGGGGGCGAAGCGCCCGCGATAGCTACGAGGGGTGGCGGGCACTTCGAGCGAAGCGCCCGCCGGCCTGCGCGAGGCGGCGCTCACGCCATCTGTTTTTCCTTGATTTCCTGCAGCGTTTTGCATTCGATGCACAGCGTCGCGGTCGGGCGGGCCTCCAGGCGGCGAATGCCGATTTCGGCACCGCAGGACTTGCAGAAACCGTAATCGCCGTTGTCGATGTCGGTCAGCGCTTCGGCGATTTTCTTCAGCAATTTGCGTTCCCGGTCGCGGGTGCGAAGTTCGAGGCTGAATTCCTCTTCCTGCGTGGCGCGGTCGGCCGGGTCGGCGAAGTTGGCAGCGTCGTTTTTCATGTGTTCGACGGTGCGATCGACTTCTTCCATCAATTCTTTACGCCAAGCCAAGAGGATTTCGCGGAAATGCTCAAGCTGAGCATCGCTCATGTACTCTTCGCCCTTTTTCAGCGTGTAGGGCGCAATGCCGGCGACAGGGGAGCGTATCGGGGTCTTGGCACTCTGTTCGCTCGTTGCCATGGTGGTCTCTCCAGCTGGGTGATTTCGTTGTCGCGACGATTCGGTCGGATCCGGTCAAAGGGCGCATTAATTAACAGAAGGCGCCTCGCTGTGCAAGGATTAACTTCGGGATTTGCTTCAGATCTGCCTGTTTCACCCGTGGGAATCGATTGTTCAGGAATCGGAGTTTGACATCGTGAGTCCCTGGTTTGTCCAGGAGCCTGTCGGACTTGGAGGATCGAAGCGAGGCGAGTGGGGAATGGAGGCCAGTTTCACGGTCTTTTGAGGACAATAGTGGTTCTATTCGACGAAAAAGAGCGTGGAAATGGGCCCATTATCCCATCGCCGCAGCCGATTCTTTCCAAGTCCGACAGGCTCCTAGGCCCGGATTTCGCCGCTCTTCACCGATCTGGCGGGGCTCCTGATTCTACTGGGGATCGTCTCTCAGTCGCCCGTTATCACCCCGGCGCAGTGTCTTCGAGGTTCCCTTGCGAGCCGGTGTGGCGCGATCGCAGCGCAAATTGATGACGTATCCGGGTTAGGATGCGCGACCAAAACCTAAATGGAGATATTCATGTCCTTGCAGGCACTGCTTTTTGATGTTGACGGAACGCTGGCCGATACCGAACGCGACGGGCACCGGGTTGCCTTCAATCAGGCCTTTGCCGAGGCAGGTCTGGATTGGGAATGGTCGGTGGCGCTGTATGGCGAGTTGCTCGCCGTTACGGGTGGCAAGGAGCGTATCCGCTTCTATCTACAACGCCATCGCCCGGACTTTGCGCGCGCCGCAGGCGATGACCTCGATACGTTTATCGCCGGGCTGCATCGCAGCAAGACCCGGCATTATCTGGCCTTGCTGGAACGCGGCGAGATACCGCTGCGCCCCGGCGTGCGCCGTCTGCTCGATGAGGCGCGCGTGGAAGGCTTGCGACTGGCGATCGTGACGACCACGACGCCTGAAAACGTTGATGTGTTGCTGCGGACCACGCTGGGCGAGGACGCGCTGGGATGGTTCGAGGTGATCGCTGCGGGCGATGTCGTGCCGGCGAAAAAGCCTGCGCCGGATATTTATCAGTATGCGCTGGAGGCGATGGGGCTGGGGCCGGAGGTTTGTCTGGCGCTGGAGGATTCCGAGAACGGCCTGCGTTCGGCTGCGGCCGCCGGGTGCCGCACGCTGGTAACGGTCAACGAGTACACGTGTCAGCAGGACTTTAGCGGCGCGTGGC
This genomic stretch from Acidihalobacter ferrooxydans harbors:
- a CDS encoding hydrolase encodes the protein MRQSFRPAWWLPGPHAQTVWPYVFRPLRSVPLQRERLELPDGDFIDLDWSTQSRHPGLVLVIHGLEGSSQSAYVQRLLRQLERHGLQAVVMHFRGCSGEPNRLQRGYHAGDTADIDYVARQLLLRFPQRPLAAIGYSLGANALLKWLGETGRANPLRGGVAVSVPFELHAAADRLETGFSRIYQHSLLRSLRRTVTRKHALRGFPDPRAELAAARDMRGFDDRFTAPMHGFRDANDYYAQSSCRQWLPKIARKTLIVHAADDPFLNRNVIPTAHELPNNVELLLTEQGGHVGFASGRIPGLARDWLGAYAAHWLAHHLKG
- the gluQRS gene encoding tRNA glutamyl-Q(34) synthetase GluQRS; the encoded protein is MSAASRRPAGASLEVPATPRSYRGRFAPSPTGSLHFGSLIAALGSFLCARQAHGEWLLRIEDLDPPRERPAAAGAILRTLAHHGLEWDGPVLYQSQRSDAYEQALAALRTDGWLYECSCTRSEIARRGTLGPCGPIYPNTCRNGPREPERQTALRVRTDDRPIGFTDALQGVQRQILADVCGDFVVRRADGLYAYQLAVVVDDAAQGITDIVRGADLLDSTARQIHLQHLLALPTPRYLHLPIAVNGNGEKLSKTTHALALDNRDPTANLGRALAFLGHEPPRELLPAQPQELLDWARQHWNPAAIPRRINIPITDTPVSDTPARS
- the ada gene encoding bifunctional DNA-binding transcriptional regulator/O6-methylguanine-DNA methyltransferase Ada is translated as MALNKTLPSAQSPCSVTGDPRWARIVARDRTADGQFWFSVATTGIYCRPSCPSRHAKPENVRIHETVAEAQAAGFRPCKRCNPDGISNVAVNAALIIRACRMMEESTREPSLSDLAAAVDLSPSYFHRIFKAAMGVTPKRYAVGLRAKRVRDGLDKSATVTEAVYGAGFNSSGRFYEKAKDLLGMTPRTYRTGGEREEIRFAVGETSLGSILVASSPKGIVSILIGDDPDVLLRDLQDRFPRAKLIGADADYEALVARVVGLVDTPTLGLDLPLDIRGTAFQQRVWQALREIPPGRTVSYSEIAEKIGAPTAVRAVAGACAANNIAVAIPCHRVVRSDGSISGYAWGVESKRALLAKETNA
- the dksA gene encoding RNA polymerase-binding protein DksA; protein product: MATSEQSAKTPIRSPVAGIAPYTLKKGEEYMSDAQLEHFREILLAWRKELMEEVDRTVEHMKNDAANFADPADRATQEEEFSLELRTRDRERKLLKKIAEALTDIDNGDYGFCKSCGAEIGIRRLEARPTATLCIECKTLQEIKEKQMA
- a CDS encoding HAD family hydrolase, producing MSLQALLFDVDGTLADTERDGHRVAFNQAFAEAGLDWEWSVALYGELLAVTGGKERIRFYLQRHRPDFARAAGDDLDTFIAGLHRSKTRHYLALLERGEIPLRPGVRRLLDEARVEGLRLAIVTTTTPENVDVLLRTTLGEDALGWFEVIAAGDVVPAKKPAPDIYQYALEAMGLGPEVCLALEDSENGLRSAAAAGCRTLVTVNEYTCQQDFSGAWLVVDQFGEAAAPATVLQGAALRGPCVDVAFLRAAFAAP
- a CDS encoding 2OG-Fe(II) oxygenase, translating into MNAEAIPHDSVTDQLTGHDWSALAGELNGYGYAVLKELLPPDICRAIASLYTEERHFRSRVHMVRHGFGIGEYRYFRYPFPAFLEDMRSVLYAYLAPIANEWNERMGIERRYPEDHGEFLKKCHTAGQKRPTPLLLKYGAGDYNCLHQDVYGDLVFPLQAAILLSQPGVDYEGGEFVLTEQRPRMQSRVEVVSLRQGDAVVFAVQNRPVHGTRGDYRINMRHGVSRVRSGQRYMLGLIFHDAT
- the acs gene encoding acetate--CoA ligase, whose amino-acid sequence is MSENIESVLHENRLFQPDEAFVSQARINPERLKELHRQAADDYEGFWAERAREEILWHKPFTETLDRSKAPHFRWFADGHMNVSYNCLDRHLAERGDKTAIVFEGEPGDTQTYTYRELHAAVSQFANALKAQGIRRGDRVVIYMPMIPEAVIAMQACARIGAIHSVVFGGFSAEALKDRVNDAEARMIITADGGHRGGKIVPLKAAVDKAIEHGTPSIERVIVFERTQHGVPMIEGRDLSWADAIAGQSSDCEPEWVDSEHPLFLLYTSGSTGKPKGIQHSSAGYLLTAILTNKWVFDLRDDDVFWCTADVGWITGHTYVAYGPLAVGATQLMYEGAPTVPDGGRFWKLAAEHNVSVFYTAPTAIRALMKLGDAFPNAYDLSRLRLLGTVGEPINPEAWMWYHRVIGAERCPIVDTWWQTETGSHMIAPLPGAVATKPGSCTLPLPGIMADVVDEDGKPITDPDRGGYLVVKQPWPSMLRTVWGDAERYRKTYWGMFDGRYYLAGDSARKDADGYFWIMGRIDDVLNVAGHRLGTMEVESALVAHELVAEAAVVGRPHEVKGEAIVAYVILRGERPTGADAEAMVNTLREWVAEEIGPIAKPDEIRFSEGLPKTRSGKIMRRLLRSIAKGETITSDTSTLENESVILQLQGKA